The Burkholderia sp. NRF60-BP8 genomic sequence CGACATGACGTACCGGATCGTCGCGACCGAAGAAGAAGCCGAGGAATTTCCGCTCGACGACGATGAAGCCGATGTGATCGTGGGCTCGCGCCAGTTCGATCTCGTCGACTTGATCGAAGAGGAATTGCTGCTTTCGTTGCCGCTCGTGCCCAAGCACGAGGTTTGCCCGGCAGTTCACGAAAGCCTCGTGTCGGGCGCGAGCGGTCCCGCGGAAGAGTCGGACGAGGAGTCCGACGAAGCCGGGGACGAAGGCAAACGGCCGAATCCGTTCGCAGCGCTGCAAGCGTTGAAGAAGGACGGTGACGGCACCAAGAAACACTGAGCAGTTGTGGCGCGGGAAGGCGTAGGGCTTTGGGCCAGGGTAGTTAAGCGCCGGATCGGGCTGTGTTAGAATCCGGAAAATTATTTAGGAGTTAGTCATGGCAGTCCAGCAAAACAAGAAGTCGCCGTCGAAGCGCGGCATGCATCGTTCGCACGATTTCCTGACGGCAGCGCCGCTGGCAGTCGAGCCGAGCACGGGTGAAGTGCACCTGCGTCACCACGTCAGCCCGAACGGCTACTATCGCGGCAAGAAAGTCGTCAAGACGAAGAACGACTAAGCGTCAAGTCACGCGTTGCGCGCTACGCTCGCCGTTCGCGTGACAACTGGTTCGCTTGACACTTTCCTGGCTCGACAAAAAGGCGGCATTCAACTGCCGCTTTTTTGTGCCTGAAATTCGTCGCATTCCATGACCGTAAAGCTCACAATCGATTGCATGGGAGGCGACCACGGCCCGTCCGTGACCGTTCCCGCGGCAGTCAAGTTCGTCCGCGCGCATCCCGATGCGCACCTGATGCTCGTCGGCATCGAAAGCGCGATTCGCGCTCAGCTGAAGAAGCTGAAAGCCCTCGACGATCCCGCGTTGACCATCGTGCCCGCCACCGAAGTCGTGGCGATGGACGACCCTGTCGAAGTGGCGCTGCGCAAGAAGAAGGATTCTTCGATGCGCGTCGCGCTCAACCACGTCAAGGAAGGCGCGGCGCAGGCCTGCATTTCCGCCGGCAATACCGGCGCGTTGATGGCCGTTTCCCGTTACGTACTCAAGACGCTGCCCGGCATCGAGCGGCCCGCGATCGCGTTCGCGCTGCCGAACCCGACCGGCTACACGATGATGCTGGACCTCGGCGCGAACGTCGACTGCGAACCGCAGCATCTGCTGCAGTTCGCGGAGATGGGGCACGCGCTGGTGGCCGCGCTCGAAGGCAAGGAGCGCCCGACGATCGGCCTGCTGAACATCGGCGAAGAGGTCATCAAGGGCAACGAGACGATCAAGCGCGCAGGCGAGCTGCTGCGCGCCAGCACGCTCAATTTCCGCGGCAACGTGGAAGGCAACGACATCTACAAGGGCACCGTCGACGTGATTGTCTGCGACGGCTTCGTCGGCAACGTCGCGCTGAAGACGTCCGAAGGGCTCGCGCAGATGCTGTCGGACATCATCCGCGAGGAGTTCGGCCGTTCGCTGATGTCGAAGCTGATGGCGCTGCTCGCGCTGCCCGTGCTGATGCGTTTCAAGAAGCGCGTCGACCACCGCCAGTACAACGGCGCGGCGCTGCTGGGGCTGAAGAGCCTCGTGATCAAGAGCCACGGCTCGGCCGACGCCTACGCGTTTGAGTGGGCGATCAAACGCGGGTATGATGCCGTCAAAAACGGGGTGCTGGAGCGCCTCGCGCGCGCGATGGCGGATAATTCGGCGTCGCTCGGCGACGGCGAGCACGACGCGGGCGGCGCGGGCCATGCAAGCCCGGCCGCAGGCCATCACGCCGAACCTTCCGCTGCGCAATCCTCTAAAGCATAAATGGCCCAATCGACTCTCTATTCCCGCGTGCTCGGCACGGGCAGCTTCCTGCCGCCCGACCGCGTCACGAACCAGCAGTTGACCGATCGTCTTGCGAAGGAAGGCATCGAGACGAGCGATGAATGGATCGTGGCGCGTACGGGCATCCACGCGCGCCATTTCGCCGCACCCGACGTCACGACGAGCGATCTCGCGCTCGAAGCGTCGCGTCGTGCGATCGAAGCGGCCGGTGTCGATCCGCAGTCGATCGACCTGATCATCGTCGCGACTTCGACCCCCGATTTCGTGTTCCCGAGCACCGCGTGCCTGCTGCAGAACAAGCTCGGCATCAAGAACGGCGGCGCGGCATTCGACGTGCAGGCCGTGTGCTCGGGCTTCGCGTACGCGATGGCGACGGCCGACAGTTTCATCCGCAGCGGCCAGCACCGTACGGCGCTCGTGGTCGGCGCGGAGACGTTCTCGCGCATTCTCGACTTCAAGGACCGCACGACCTGCGTGCTGTTCGGCGACGGCGCGGGCGCGGTGATCCTGTCCGCATCGGAAGAGCCGGGCGTGCTGGGCAGCGCGCTGCACGCGGACGGCAGCTACTCGAACATCCTGTGCACGCCGGGCAACGTCAATCGCGGCGTGATCGACGGCAGCGCGTTCCTGCACATGGACGGGCAGGCCGTGTTCAAGCTCGCGGTCAACGTGCTGGAAAAAGTCGCGATCGAAGCGCTCGCGAAGGCGAATCTCGCGCCCGAGCAAATCGACTGGCTGATTCCGCACCAGGCCAACATCCGCATCATGACCAGCACCTGCCGCAAGCTCGGCCTGCCGCAGGAGCGCATGGTCGTGACGGTCGACCAGCACGGCAACACGTCGGCCGCGTCGATCCCGCTGGCGCTCGACGCCGCGGTGCGCGACGGCCGCATCCAGCGCGGTCAGCACGTGCTGATCGAAGGCGTCGGCGGCGGCTTCACCTGGGGCGCGTCGGTCTTCCGCTTCTGATCCGCGGCGCGCGACAAGCCGCGCGCGGATCCCGTCGGCGCGCCGTTCGCGTGCGCCGTCCGAATCGATTCAATTGGGGACGATATGAAATTTGCATTCGTTTTTCCGGGGCAGGGCTCTCAGGCGATCGGCATGCTCAACGCATTCGCCGATCTGGCCGTCGTGCGCGAGACGCTCCAGGAAGCGTCCGATGCGCTCGATCAGGATCTCGGCAAGCTGATCGCCGAAGGTCCGGCCGAAGAGCTGAACCTGACCACCAACACGCAGCCCGTGATGCTGACCGCAGCGTACGCGTGCTACCGCGCGTGGCAGCAGGCGGGCGGCCCGGCGCCGTCGATCGTCGCCGGCCACAGCCTCGGCGAATACACGGCGCTCGTCGCGGCCGGCGCCCTCGCGTTCAAGGACGCGGTGCCGCTCGTGCGTTTTCGCGCGCAGGCGATGCAGACGGCCGTGCCGGTCGGCCAGGGCGGCATGGCCGCGATCCTGGGCCTCGACGACGACACGGTGCGTGCGGTGTGCGCCGAAGCCGCGGAAGCGGGCGTCGTCGAAGCGGTGAACTTCAATGCGCCCGCGCAGGTCGTGATCGCAGGCAGCAAGGCTGCGGTCGAAAAGGCATGCGAAATCGCAAAGGCGAAGGGCGCGAAGCGCGCGCTGCCGCTGCCGGTGTCGGCGCCGTTCCATTCGTCGCTGCTCAAGCCGGCGTCGGATCAGTTGCGCGACTATCTCGCGAGTGTCGACGTGAAGGCGCCGCAGATTCCGGTCGTCAACAACATCGACGTCGCCGTGGTCGGCGATCCGGCCGCGATCAAGGATGCGCTGGTGCGCCAGGCCGCGGGCCCGGTGCGCTGGGTCGAATGCGTGCGGCACATCGCGGGCACGGGCGTCACGCACGTGATCGAATGCGGTCCGGGCAAGGTGCTCGCCGGCCTGACGAAGCGCATCGACGGCAACCTGACGGGGGCGTCGGTGTTCGATCCGGCTTCGCTCGACGAAGCGCTCAAGCTGGTGACCGCCTGACGCGGCGCCTTTTCCCAAGCAACGGATATTCGATTCATGGACAAGACTCTCGATAAACAGGTTGCGATCGTGACCGGCGCGTCGCGCGGCATCGGCCGCTCGATCGCGCTCGAACTCGCGCGTCTGGGCGCGACGGTGATCGGCACGGCGACGAGCGAATCGGGCGCCGCCGCGATCACCGCGGCGTTCGCGGAAGCGGGTGTCGCGGGCCGCGGCGCGGTGCTGAACGTCAACGACGCGGCGGCTGCCGAAGCGCTGATCGATGCGACCGTGAAGGAATTCGGCGCGCTGAACGTGCTCGTCAACAACGCGGGCATCACGCAGGACCAGCTCGCGATGCGGATGAAGGACGAGGACTGGGACGCGGTGATCGACACCAACCTGAAGTCGGTGTTCCGTCTGTCGCGTGCGGTGCTGCGCCCGATGATGAAGGCGCGCGGCGGCCGTATCATCAACATCACGTCGGTGGTCGGCTCGGCCGGCAATCCGGGTCAGGTCAACTATGCGGCCGCGAAGGCCGGCGTCGCGGGCATGACGCGTGCGCTCGCGCGCGAAATCGGCAGCCGCGGCATCACCGTGAACTGCGTGGCGCCGGGCTTCATCGACACCGACATGACGAAGACGCTGCCGGAAGAACAGCAGGCCGCGCTCAAGACCCAGATTCCGCTCGGCCGCCTCGGCAGCCCGGAAGACATCGCCCATGCCGTCGCGTTCCTCGCCTCGCCGCAGGCCGGTTACATCACCGGCACGACGCTGCACGTGAACGGCGGCATGTACATGTCGTAACGGTTTTCGTTTACCATCCGCGCCGTATCCCGTTTTTCAGGCGGATCGGCGCTTGATCGACCATCAAGCCAACGCGCGTTTTGGCGTCAGCAAACCTGATAAAATGCGCGCACTTGTAAATCTGAACTTTCCCTCGGAGGGGTAATGGACAACATCGAACAACGTGTCAAGAAGATCGTCGCTGAACAACTGGGCGTCGCCGAAGCCGAGATCAAGAACGAAGCTTCGTTCGTGAACGACCTGGGCGCCGACTCGCTCGACACGGTCGAACTGGTGATGGCGCTCGAAGACGAGTTCGGCATGGAAATCCCGGACGAAGAAGCAGAGAAGATCACGACCGTTCAGCAAGCGATCGACTACGCTCGCGCAAACGTCAAGGCGTAAGCGCCTTTCGCGCTTGTCCGCCACGTCGCCGCGATCTTCGCGATTGACGCGCCATCCTGCCGGCTTCGCGCCGGACGGACTAACAGCCACAGGGCTCGCAGGGCTGATTCCTGTGGCCACTGTGGCTTTTGTTTTTGTCATCCAATAATGGAAAAGAGGTTACCGTGAGCCGCCGTCGTGTTGTCGTTACAGGCCTGGGGCTGATTTCGCCTGTTGGCAATAATGTTGCCGACGGCTGGGCCAATCTCGTCGCCGGCAAGTCCGGTATTGCCACCGTCACGAAGTTCG encodes the following:
- a CDS encoding YceD family protein, with translation MNTSSGKPAAALDPHAVDLFEFARSGRQAAGAVRLSQLPRMLNEVPTDAPDRDTVFTWQAEGFTQKELQDDGADGQQPYLRLAVHGHAWLTCQRCMTPYDQAFDVDMTYRIVATEEEAEEFPLDDDEADVIVGSRQFDLVDLIEEELLLSLPLVPKHEVCPAVHESLVSGASGPAEESDEESDEAGDEGKRPNPFAALQALKKDGDGTKKH
- the rpmF gene encoding 50S ribosomal protein L32, with the protein product MAVQQNKKSPSKRGMHRSHDFLTAAPLAVEPSTGEVHLRHHVSPNGYYRGKKVVKTKND
- the plsX gene encoding phosphate acyltransferase PlsX, whose product is MTVKLTIDCMGGDHGPSVTVPAAVKFVRAHPDAHLMLVGIESAIRAQLKKLKALDDPALTIVPATEVVAMDDPVEVALRKKKDSSMRVALNHVKEGAAQACISAGNTGALMAVSRYVLKTLPGIERPAIAFALPNPTGYTMMLDLGANVDCEPQHLLQFAEMGHALVAALEGKERPTIGLLNIGEEVIKGNETIKRAGELLRASTLNFRGNVEGNDIYKGTVDVIVCDGFVGNVALKTSEGLAQMLSDIIREEFGRSLMSKLMALLALPVLMRFKKRVDHRQYNGAALLGLKSLVIKSHGSADAYAFEWAIKRGYDAVKNGVLERLARAMADNSASLGDGEHDAGGAGHASPAAGHHAEPSAAQSSKA
- a CDS encoding beta-ketoacyl-ACP synthase III, translated to MAQSTLYSRVLGTGSFLPPDRVTNQQLTDRLAKEGIETSDEWIVARTGIHARHFAAPDVTTSDLALEASRRAIEAAGVDPQSIDLIIVATSTPDFVFPSTACLLQNKLGIKNGGAAFDVQAVCSGFAYAMATADSFIRSGQHRTALVVGAETFSRILDFKDRTTCVLFGDGAGAVILSASEEPGVLGSALHADGSYSNILCTPGNVNRGVIDGSAFLHMDGQAVFKLAVNVLEKVAIEALAKANLAPEQIDWLIPHQANIRIMTSTCRKLGLPQERMVVTVDQHGNTSAASIPLALDAAVRDGRIQRGQHVLIEGVGGGFTWGASVFRF
- the fabD gene encoding ACP S-malonyltransferase, with protein sequence MKFAFVFPGQGSQAIGMLNAFADLAVVRETLQEASDALDQDLGKLIAEGPAEELNLTTNTQPVMLTAAYACYRAWQQAGGPAPSIVAGHSLGEYTALVAAGALAFKDAVPLVRFRAQAMQTAVPVGQGGMAAILGLDDDTVRAVCAEAAEAGVVEAVNFNAPAQVVIAGSKAAVEKACEIAKAKGAKRALPLPVSAPFHSSLLKPASDQLRDYLASVDVKAPQIPVVNNIDVAVVGDPAAIKDALVRQAAGPVRWVECVRHIAGTGVTHVIECGPGKVLAGLTKRIDGNLTGASVFDPASLDEALKLVTA
- the fabG gene encoding 3-oxoacyl-ACP reductase FabG, translating into MDKTLDKQVAIVTGASRGIGRSIALELARLGATVIGTATSESGAAAITAAFAEAGVAGRGAVLNVNDAAAAEALIDATVKEFGALNVLVNNAGITQDQLAMRMKDEDWDAVIDTNLKSVFRLSRAVLRPMMKARGGRIINITSVVGSAGNPGQVNYAAAKAGVAGMTRALAREIGSRGITVNCVAPGFIDTDMTKTLPEEQQAALKTQIPLGRLGSPEDIAHAVAFLASPQAGYITGTTLHVNGGMYMS
- the acpP gene encoding acyl carrier protein, with the protein product MDNIEQRVKKIVAEQLGVAEAEIKNEASFVNDLGADSLDTVELVMALEDEFGMEIPDEEAEKITTVQQAIDYARANVKA